The Anaeromyxobacter sp. Fw109-5 genomic interval GCCACCGTCGGCTCGAAGGACGGATCCCTCAGCGCGAGCTGACCCTGTCGCGAGGCGTCGACCGACTCGAACAGCACGCGGGCTGCCTCCTGAGGCGCGTGGAAGCCGGTCGAGTTCTCCGCCTCCACGAAGTCGAAGAGGAACTGCGCACGGCGCTGGAGGAAGCGCGCCTTCTCGAGGTCGGCGTCTCCCTTGCCCGCCTCCTTCGCGGCCTTGATGTCGCCGATGAGCGCGACGAGCGCGTCGAACGCCTGCTCGCGGAGCTCCATGTGCTTGTCCTGGATCGCCTCGACCCGGGCCTTGAGCTCCTCCTCGGGCCACTTGTGGCAGCCCTGGCAGGCGCGGTTCAGGTTGAGCACCGGGCTGCGCACCCAGTGGTCGGAGACCTTCGTCCCGCCCACGCGCATGTAGGGCATGTGGCAGTCGGCGCAGGCGACGCCCGAGCGGGCGTGGATCCCCTGGTTCCACATCTCGAACTCGGGGTGCTGCGCCTTGAGCGCCGGCGCGCCCGACTCCTTGTGCGTCCAGTCACGGAACCCGACCTCGTCGTAGTACTCGGCGATCTGGTCGGCCTTCATGCCCTTCGACCAGGGGAACGTGAGCCGCTTCTCCGCCCCCTTGAAGTAGTACTCGACGTGGCACTGGCCGCAGACGTAAGCGCGCATCTCCTGGCGCGTCGCCATGGTGTTCGGGTCGTAGTTCTCGATGCCCTGCGAGGCCTTGAACGCGCGGATGCCCTCCATGAACCCGGGGCGGGTCACGCGCAGCGCCATGGTCTTCGAGTCGTGGCAGTCGATGCAGGCGACGGGGTGCTTGAAGTGCTGCTTCGCCTCGGAGTACGGCATCTTGTTGAGGGCCTCGAAGCCCTTGAAGATGTCGCCGTCGCCGAGCTTCTTCATCGGGACGTAGACGGACGCGTGGCACTGCCCGCAGGTGCCGGGCTGCTTAGCGACGACCTGGCGCTGGGTGAAGATCTGGTCGTCGAGCGTGTACGCGTGGCCGCGCTCCTCGCGGAAGTCGGCGGCGAACGCGTAGCCGGCCCACATCGTCTTGAGCCGCGGGTCCGCGTCGGTCTTCGACTGCGAGGTCACCTTCCGCGGGTCCTGCTCGGTGGGCGAGCGCGGGATGGCCTCCGACCCGCCGTACTTCGTGCGGACCATGTCGGTCGTCTTCTTGTAGAGGTCGTACTCGACCGGGAAGTTCTTGCCCCACACCGCGGGGTCCTCCGTGTCGTCGTTCAGCTCCACCACGCGGACGATCGGGTTCTTCGCCTCGCTCTTCTTCTCCGCGATGTTCACGAGGAGCGCGGCGGCGAGGACGGCGGCGAGGGCGAAGGCGCCGGCCACGAGGCCGATGAGGAGCCCGCGCTTCTTCGGGGCGGTTTCGGGGGTCATCTGCGTATCTCCTTGGTGTGGTGAGACGTTCAGCGGAGGTGTCCGACGGAGGGGTGGCAGCGGATGCAGGAGACCTCACCGCCCGCCGTCATCGCGTCGACGACGTCGGCGTGGCAGTGGCGGCACTGGCCCTCGACGACCTCGCGGCTCTCGGGCCGCGCGCGGATCACGTCGGGGAACCCGCCGAGCGTGAAGGCCATCGAGTGGTGGTAGCCGTTGGTCGCCTTGGTCAGGTACTTCCCGACCGGCGTGGCGGGGGTGTGGCAGTCGTTGCAGGTGGCGACCGCGTGGTGGGAGGACTGCTGCCAGCCCTCGAGGTGTCCGGACATCACGTGGCAGTTGGCGCACGTGGCCGGGTCGTTGCCGAGGTACGACGTCCCCTTCGCGTACGCGAAGGCGTAGCCGCCGATGCCCGCCGCGACGCCGAGGGTACCGGCGACGAGGAGCAGCGGCCACGAGAGGAGCGAGCTTCCGATGGGCATGAGGGGCCTCGCGAGCGAGTTGCCCCTCTCCACTTCGCAAGCGGCGCGCCAGCGCCTCCGCGCGGCGCGCGCACGCGTCGACGCGGGTTTG includes:
- a CDS encoding ammonia-forming cytochrome c nitrite reductase subunit c552; this translates as MTPETAPKKRGLLIGLVAGAFALAAVLAAALLVNIAEKKSEAKNPIVRVVELNDDTEDPAVWGKNFPVEYDLYKKTTDMVRTKYGGSEAIPRSPTEQDPRKVTSQSKTDADPRLKTMWAGYAFAADFREERGHAYTLDDQIFTQRQVVAKQPGTCGQCHASVYVPMKKLGDGDIFKGFEALNKMPYSEAKQHFKHPVACIDCHDSKTMALRVTRPGFMEGIRAFKASQGIENYDPNTMATRQEMRAYVCGQCHVEYYFKGAEKRLTFPWSKGMKADQIAEYYDEVGFRDWTHKESGAPALKAQHPEFEMWNQGIHARSGVACADCHMPYMRVGGTKVSDHWVRSPVLNLNRACQGCHKWPEEELKARVEAIQDKHMELREQAFDALVALIGDIKAAKEAGKGDADLEKARFLQRRAQFLFDFVEAENSTGFHAPQEAARVLFESVDASRQGQLALRDPSFEPTVAVVTIPPPPPAPGAAPAVQPAAVKR
- the nrfH gene encoding cytochrome c nitrite reductase small subunit, whose translation is MPIGSSLLSWPLLLVAGTLGVAAGIGGYAFAYAKGTSYLGNDPATCANCHVMSGHLEGWQQSSHHAVATCNDCHTPATPVGKYLTKATNGYHHSMAFTLGGFPDVIRARPESREVVEGQCRHCHADVVDAMTAGGEVSCIRCHPSVGHLR